The window AAGATATCTACTCCTGGCTAGCAGTTCCTTCTTCGTATCTCCATTCTCAAAGGTGCGAGGTTGATACTTCTTTCCTATAAGTTTGGCTTCCTGCATTTCATCATTTGCCTCCTGTATGGCTCTCCAACGATAGTCTATCCTCATCTGCTGTACAGCATCACAGGCAAGCTTTTGAACATGAAACCTATCAATGACTCGTTTGGCTTTAGGGAAGCTATGGCGTACTATCTTACGCATACTGTCTGACAAATCTAGTGTTACCTCCTCGACCTTTTCACGCTTTTGTTCATCTATCCTATCGAGGGCCTCACATACCTTCTCAGACTTTGTTCCAGCAACCACTGCTACAAGGCAGCCCTTCTTGCCATGTCTGTCCCTATTAGTTACTATCGTATAAAGTTCTCCGTTGAAGAGAGCGGTCTCGTCTATGGCAAGATGTGAACCAATATTATCAGGAAACACAAGCCAGTCTTCAGCGTGATCTAGCTGATCCCAATCCCTATAGCCGCTAAGCACCTCCTTATATTGTTTCTCAAACTGATGTCCATCGATATGATAAAATTCCTCAAGCGTACGGCAGGTCACTGGGGATGTCTCCATACGTTTCTTTTAAAAAAGCTCCGAACTCTTTGGAATAACGAGTGCCGGAGGCTGTAATATCAATCTGTAAAGGAAGAGAGAAACTCTTGCCTGTACGCGTATCTAACCAACGACGAC of the Prevotella melaninogenica genome contains:
- a CDS encoding transposase produces the protein METSPVTCRTLEEFYHIDGHQFEKQYKEVLSGYRDWDQLDHAEDWLVFPDNIGSHLAIDETALFNGELYTIVTNRDRHGKKGCLVAVVAGTKSEKVCEALDRIDEQKREKVEEVTLDLSDSMRKIVRHSFPKAKRVIDRFHVQKLACDAVQQMRIDYRWRAIQEANDEMQEAKLIGKKYQPRTFENGDTKKELLARSRYLLFKSSEKWTDSQKQRAKILFELYPKLQTAYGLCHSLRMIFAKNTIKNAARLSMAKWYNKVEEAGFDSFNVIAATFYEHYDDILNFYNNRASNAAAESFNSKIKLFRTNLRGVRDKSFFLFRIKKLYA